From Bradysia coprophila strain Holo2 chromosome IV unlocalized genomic scaffold, BU_Bcop_v1 contig_5, whole genome shotgun sequence, one genomic window encodes:
- the LOC119071494 gene encoding mucin-5AC isoform X2 translates to MWVPSGLPFMLGLFLYLSSGLEAQSRRPASRVFTTNIKSSSNSDFNCPEEFGYYPHPTDCSQYYVCVFGGALLESCTGGLMYSHELQTCDWPRNVGCELSDNIAPSAIDRQVTPRIPQIQTIQPQAHTSQPQKFRFSSPSAPSSSGQGIPARVHAIPPPPQLKVAPNPVITSRGQPKFEEEKDLAELYAEAHETLPPVEEEESDRQQRVYRGQPSTVTQVQRDRDGLLHQPSVNAISTHGKIGSFAFGSQIGQHSDRKKAHADRIKRDIETETYTNETLAIQTSSPSTSDEYKRSPRQLRPPPIARSPWQFGNNDQYNNDKQFQPRLTVNQNYNPFLTVPQSTNSSPYFKPREQSNAKPEYNPYANSYSKANNAGGEQAKTSQFHSNPSYRYVDQDNFYANNFKASTKDPLYPDTQNTPIYSNNAKPKFKPAHDDRLPDNFSFFHFGNDNRDEREHRKIISPQEFVNKLPNVAILPNATPKNQFISFSTVGGFYNNQPTTQSPIDDYKEFSKFRQSNANGKLSFSTPRPNVYHSSPAPVYESTDDYYDYGKGSYVGSFYSTTPPPHQQYSTPPRIFYQPVTTTQRSNFYNKAITKHQELPTTYSPQYEYPTTQKPQHRQHSNIQTTTPRVAPDITSHTYYPVNVAFQQIDTKEHHKSPAIFNYHVVKDEITKPTQKTQRFFVTKKSTAESTTTSPPPTTQKHSTIKLGDDFTGPLVGLDFDFDKFVAGIRETHLSQLDAKIANHYKDKALNTTPKKTYVDVSRATTTARSIPDSSTWKPVETTTVTFGSRVERTTWKPTTKLNKLLETGGLVNKSTPKPFFKYTALSNDFRYQTSTAPTTAKTQSTTLDSDEYYYEDDEEDEEEAIEKEKEQLDVLKQKPTPTPSVRPSTRSPKGYESFINSIPKKPTTKLQLVNNETSDDDDDEYYYDDDEDDDAIHSPPAIKSQFVPLSETMAPRPPTTPSYRNSSYHTHFPFLQHTTPSPDNVFNRNQQTATIPAFITFPKDIFQDIKPLNNIQRYLNHSTLRPYTKRTRLGSTSAPEFTTEFLFTTTTTTLPPTTTTTRTSTTTRKIYTIRPNRGQPRWKLQKSIDGTKNNKNLLEYDDKVGNRVEQSTQSPTVYIQQPSSRPIPQNNNRNYYNTTNSNAGYSNPSQFDSYYSVYDEDVELYRDIDYGQQYTTVTQKPIQSTYRPSTVSTQSPPRETYVKQEPVYEQRPVSSYNPDYDEALIAQLEGDSTYDHPPRNQLRGNEINSISDNQFAVTSTRSPNVGYSSTTYTPTKQIYTTLSTTASPQITSTRSTLLDDDNNTTSETIILKLSTRAGIPAALVPSNPNNIPSNSPLTQSNRNNQPSEINVQVLPNHPFPDSTKTKNPTRLIRTNDNVDARILTLSSGYQARSRSADSVASTTTLSPKPSDIESQRQKILNFVVSDAQPQSFQPRPSTTSTTTTTTTTSTTFRPPQYSEQLGEELDSQNAFVNRPSSIKSYPTTTTNAPNALISGIHLPANRLPKTENIKLVLTSGLRDVSNEEIKQPEVEQGSVEIVPLYIRESNGKPLVDATVEPTTYAPAKPFRSIKRPTVFSDAIAEIDSQDGEESMTNIQQRPYEQNLESAEFVPTPASPTKLVSKFSYKYLDDRNYRNKPSINEPAPYFTSRSNNFKEVLNKTYETSTTSKLFVSPYTSLRSILQDESVKSTSLRPVIRPSPINNKNHTLASSSPPPLRSYYSITGTPRSISTSSTTNRFIKSTTEPTTTTSTDSTTTTTKSTIPTTTTAALSDQWISLSSTEIDRYVKSPKKLIQHSNRNQYQSFSTTENSVENDEPTTYSPNQPEHAYRRKVIRTRPYVSSTPPPVQYDEDDNDEVLDVIRDAQFSKLLESVLDTSSKPKKYETRRVSNQVVPVTTTTTEQYPENVFDSTTRLIEITDRPHQYFSHYRHLSTERTVGSAISSTQRYVNKTTPKLSDEQLRERFRATVEMPEFNIPTESERKLYKHTAAEDDSSNESDLTTTLTNTITEVTTQSTSTTTKTAKPSRTTTTTEELPVPSTSTTPKSSSTTNSINTIPPRASRVNAAIKTTIAAASLPRRATKAPVTLNCTENSPNAKCNEIPSRTNSNTRNRGTSHFSTASGDDRPATVAVNRGTHPPRSRPTLKPSGTIVSKAQEFVDIYRNPPSRPEPLYPQPTPDKTAARCRKDVCLLPDCSCGGKEIPGNIPPKQTPQIVLITFDDAVNDLNKDYYEEIFERGRKNPNGCPITATFYVSHEWTDYGQVQSLYANGHEMASHTVSHSFGEQFSQKKWTREVAGQREILAAYGGVKLNDVRGMRAPFLSVGGNKMFKMLYDSNFTYDSSMPVYENRPPSWPYTLDYKIFHDCMIPPCPTKSYPGVWQVPMVMWQDLNGGRCSMGDACANPPESDGVMKMLMKNFDRHYSTNRAPFGLFYHAAWFTQPHHKEGFIKFLDTINAMNDVWIVTNWQALQWVRDPTPIERINQFQPFQCDYSDRPKRCNNPKVCNLWHKSGVRYMRTCQPCPEIYPWTGKTGIRSSRVDNDVDE, encoded by the exons GTTTAGAAGCCCAGTCGAGACGTCCTGCATCTCGTGTTTTCACCACAAACATCAAATCTTCGTCGAACAGCGATTTCAATTGTCCCGAAGAATTTGGATATTATCCACATCCAACTGACTGTTCGCAGTACTATGTTTGCGTATTCGGTGGTGCCTTATTGGAAAGTTGTACAGGCGGTCTTATGTACAGCCATGAATTGC AAACCTGCGATTGGCCCAGAAATGTTGGTTGTGAATTGAGCGATAATATTGCACCATCGGCAATAGATCGCCAAGTAACGCCACGCATACCACAAATACAAACAATTCAACCACAGGCACATACAAGTCAACCACAAAAGTTCAGATTTTCATCGCCATCTGCACCATCGTCGTCAGGACAAGGTATTCCGGCTAGAGTGCATGCAATTCCACCGCCTCCACAATTGAAAGTAGCCCCGAATCCAGTTATCACATCCAGAGGACAGCCCAAGTTCGAAGAGGAAAAAGATCTTGCCGAA CTGTACGCTGAAGCCCATGAAACTTTGCCACCGGTGGAGGAAGAAGAATCTGATCGACAGCAAAGAGTTTACCGCGGTCAACCAAGTACGGTTACCCAAGTGCAACGAGATCGTGATGGCCTTCTCCATCAACCAAGTGTAAATGCCATTTCGACTCACGGTAAAATCGGATCGTTTGCATTCGGTTCACAGATCGGTCAGCACAG TGACCGTAAGAAAGCACATGCGGACCGAATAAAACGTGACATCGAAACTGAGACATACACGAACGAAACGCTAGCGATACAGACATCGTCACCATCAACATCAGACGAGTACAAACGTTCGCCCAGACAATTACGACCACCACCAATAGCCCGATCACCATGGCAGTTCGGGAACAACGATCAGTACAATAATGACAAACAATTTCAACCTCGACTGACTGTTAATCAAAACTATAATCCATTTCTGACTGTACCACAAAGCACAAACTCTAGTCCGTATTTTAAGCCACGCGAACAGTCCAACGCTAAGCCGGAGTACAATCCGTATGCCAATTCTTACTCGAAAGCCAACAATGCTGGCGGGGAGCAAGCTAAAACGAGTCAATTTCACTCGAATCCGTCGTATCGATATGTGGATCAAGACAATTTCTACGCAAACAATTTCAAAGCATCCACCAAAGATCCACTCTATCCGGATACGCAGAATACtccaatttattcaaataatgcGAAACCGAAGTTCAAGCCGGCACATGACGACCGACTGCCCGacaatttctcatttttccaCTTCGGGAATGACAATCGCGACGAACGAGAACACCGTAAAATTATCAGTCCTCAGGAGTTTGTGAACAAATTACCCAACGTGGCTATCCTACCGAATGCGACgccaaaaaatcaatttatatcGTTCAGCACCGTCGGCGGTTTTTACAACAATCAACCAACCACTCAATCGCCAATCGATGACTACAAAGAATTTAGCAAATTTCGTCAATCGAatgcaaatggaaaattgagtTTTAGCACACCACGGCCGAATGTCTATCACTCATCGCCGGCACCAGTGTACGAATCAACTGACGACTATTACGATTATGGCAAAGGGTCATACGTAGGCAGTTTCTATTCCACTACACCTCCGCCACATCAACAATATTCAACGCCACCGAGGATATTTTATCAGCCCGTAACAACAACTCAGCGGTCCAATTTTTACAATAAGGCAATTACAAAACATCAAGAACTGCCGACAACATATTCACCGCAATACGAATATCCTACAACTCAGAAACCGCAACATAGacaacattcaaatatacaaaCGACAACCCCGCGCGTAGCCCCCGATATTACTAGTCACACATACTATCCCGTAAATGTTGCTTTCCAACAAATCGACACCAAAGAGCACCACAAGTCGCCCGCAATATTTAACTATCACGTGGTGAAAGACGAGATCACCAAACCGACTCAGAAGACGCAAAGGTTTTTTGTGACGAAAAAGTCAACAGCAGAATCTACGACAACATCGCCGCCTCCCACAACCCAAAAACATTCAACCATCAAATTGGGCGACGATTTCACTGGCCCATTGGTTGGCCTAGATTTCGACTTTGACAAATTTGTTGCTGGGATTCGTGAGACACATTTGTCGCAATTGGATGCAAAAATTGCCAACCATTACAAAGATAAAGCTTTGAACACGACGCCGAAAAAAACCTATGTTGATGTTAGCAGGGCCACTACGACAGCCCGTTCCATTCCAGATTCGTCCACATGGAAACCAGTAGAAACGACAACAGTAACATTTGGCTCGAGAGTGGAGAGAACGACTTGGAAGCCGACGACGAAACTTAATAAACTGTTGGAAACTGGTGGTCTTGTTAATAAGAGCACACCAAAACCATTCTTCAAGTACACTGCACTAAGCAATGATTTTAGA TATCAGACATCAACCGCTCCAACAACAGCAAAGACCCAGTCGACCACATTAGACTCGGATGAGTATTACTATGAAGATGACgaagaagacgaagaagaagcAATAGAAAAGGAAAAAGAACAATTAGATGTTCTGAAGCAAAAACCCACACCAACACCATCGGTTCGTCCGTCAACGCGTTCTCCGAAAGGTTATGAAAGCTTCATCAACAGCATTCCCAAGAAACCCACAACCAAACTTCAACTGGTGAACAATGAAACGTCTGACGACGATGACGATGAATACTACTATGACGATGATGAGGACGACGATGCCATTCATTCGCCTCCTGCAATAAAATCACAGTTCGTTCCCTTATCGGAAACAATGGCACCACGGCCACCAACCACACCATCCTATCGGAATAGCTCATACCAtacgcactttccatttctACAACACACAACACCGAGTCCCGACAATGTGTTCAATCGCAATCAGCAAACTGCAACGATTCCCGCTTTTATAACATTCCCGAAAGACATTTTCCAAGACATAAAACCACTGAACAACATTCAACGTTACTTGAACCATTCAACACTACGACCGTACACAAAGCGAACACGATTAGGCTCGACTAGCGCGCCTGAATTTACCACCGAATTTCTATTTACAACAACGACCACAACTTTACCACCAACGACAACGACGACACGGACCAGTACGACAACCAGAAAGATTTACACAATTCGACCGAATCGCGGTCAGCCGAGATGGAAGTTACAAAAGTCAATTGACGGAacgaaaaataacaaaaatttattggaataTGATGACAAAGTGGGAAACAG AGTTGAGCAATCGACACAATCGCCGACCGTTTACATTCAACAACCATCATCTAGACCGATTCCGCAAAATAACAATCGAAACTATTACAACACGACCAACAGCAATGCGGGGTACTCGAATCCCTCTCAATTCGATTCATATTATTCCGTGTACGACGAAGATGTTGAATTGTATAGAGATATTG ATTACGGTCAACAATACACTACAGTTACACAAAAGCCAATCCAGTCCACATATCGACCAAGTACTGTGTCAACTCAATCGCCTCCAAGAGAGACGTATGTAAAACAGGAACCTGTCTACGAACAACGGCCTGTTAGCTCTTACAATCCAGACTATGATGAAGCACTCATAGCACAG TTGGAAGGAGATAGCACCTACGACCATCCACCGAGGAACCAGCTGAG gggaaacgaaataaattcaatctcCGATAATCAATTTGCGGTAACATCAACACGTTCACCAAACGTTGGATATTCCTCTACAACATACACTCCGACTAAACAAATTTATACAACATTGTCGACGACAGCATCGCCACAAATAACTTCGACAAG ATCAACATTGTTGGATGATGACAACAATACAACATctgaaacaataattttaaagttgTCAACACGCGCGGGTATCCCAGCCGCATTGGTTCCGTCCAATCCCAATAATATCCCATCCAATTCCCCACTCACCCAATCGAACAGAAATAATCAACCGTCAGAAATAAACGTACAAGTGTTACCGAACCACCCATTCCCTGACAGTACGAAGACCAAAAATCCAACACGATTAATTAGAACTAATGACAATGTAGACGCAAGAATATTAACATTAAGTTCGGGTTATCAAGCACGTAGTCGAAGCGCAGACAGTGTCGCTTCCACGACAACATTGTCGCCAAAACCGTCAGATATCGAAAGCCAGCGtcagaaaatattgaatttcgttGTGTCTGATGCACAGCCACAAAGTTTCCAACCGAGACCGTCCACAACAAGTActaccacaacaacaacaacaacaagcaCAACATTTCGACCTCCACAATATTCAGAACAGTTAGGCGAAGAGTTAGACTCGCAAAACGCTTTTGTAAATAGGCCATCATCAATCAAATCCTATCCAACTACCACAACAAATGCACCCAATGCTCTTATATCCGGAATCCATCTCCCAGCTAACAGATTAcctaaaactgaaaacataaaattagttttgacATCAGGACTCAGGGATGTTAGTAATGAGGAAATTAAGCAGCCCGAAGTGGAACAGGGATCTGTTGAAATTGTTCCGTTATACATTCGGGAAAGTAATGGCAAACCCTTGGTTGACGCCACCGTTGAGCCAACAACGTATGCGCCAGCGAAACCATTTAGATCAATCAAGCGACCTACCGTTTTTTCAGACGCGATCGCCGAAATTGATAGCCAGGATGGAGAGGAATCTATGACGAATATTCAACAGCGACCATACGAACAAAATCTAGAATCTGCTGAATTTGTACCTACGCCAGCGTCACCAacaaaattagtttccaaattTTCGTACAAATATTTAGACGATAGGAACTATCGGAATAAGCCATCAATCAACGAGCCAGCTCCATACTTCACTTCTAGATCAAATAACTTCAAGGAAGTGTTAAATAAGACATACGAAACATCAACGACATCAAAGTTGTTTGTGTCTCCTTACACCAGTTTAAGATCGATTTTACAAGATGAAAGCGTAAAATCTACATCTTTACGACCGGTGATTCGGCCAAGTCCAATAAACAATAAGAATCATACATTGGCTAGCTCTTCACCGCCACCTTTGCGCAGTTACTATAGTATAACTGGTACGCCAAGAAGTATATCGACATCGTCGACTACAAATCGATTTATCAAGTCCACTACAGAACCAACGACCACAACATCAACCGATTCTACTACGACAACAACTAAATCAACAATTCCAACGACAACAACCGCTGCTTTATCGGATCAATGGATATCACTATCGTCAACTGAAATCGATCGATACGTTAAGTCGCCGAAGAAATTGATACAGCACAGCAACCGAAATCAATATCAAAGTTTCAGTACAACAGAAAATTCTGTGGAAAACGATGAGCCTACGACGTATTCACCAAATCAACCAGAACATGCGTACCGTCGGAAAGTAATTAGAACTCGCCCATATGTAAGTAGTACCCCACCGCCAGTGCAATACGACGAAGATGATAACGATGAAGTTTTAGACGTCATTCGAGATGCACAGTTTTCGAAATTGTTGGAATCGGTCTTGGATACCAGCAGCAAACCAAAGAAATACGAAACGAGAAGAGTTTCGAACCAGGTTGTGCCGGTCACAACCACAACAACTGAACAATATCCGGAGAATGTTTTTGATTCAACAACTCGATTGATCGAAATAACCGATCGACCACATCAATATTTTTCGCATTACCGCCATCTGTCTACGGAGCGAACAGTTGGCAGTGCCATATCATCGACGCAAAGATACGTTAACAAAACGACACCGAAACTAAGCGATGAACAACTGCGTGAGAGATTTAGAGCTACTGTTGAAATGCCCGAATTTAATATACCAACCGAATCTGAACGGAAATTGTACAAACATACTGCGGCAGAGGACGACTCATCGAACGAATCTGACTTGACAACGACGTTGACCAATACGATTACCGAAGTGACCACACAAAGTACatcgacaacgacaaaaaCCGCAAAACCCAgtcgaacaacaacaacgacagaAGAATTACCAGTCCCATCGACATCGACCACACCAAAATCCTCCAGTACAACAAATTCCATAAATACGATCCCGCCGCGCGCATCTCGTGTCAATGCTGCCATCAAAACAACTATAGCTGCTGCTTCGCTGCCACGAAGAGCCACAAAAGCACCCGTTACATTGAACTGCACAGAAAATTCACCAAATGCTAAGTGCAACGAAATTCCTTCGAG AACAAATTCGAATACAAGGAATCGTGGAACGTCACATTTCTCAACAGCTAGTGGTGACGATCGGCCAGCTACTGTTGCTGTTAATCGAGGAACTCATCCACC TCGCTCCCGTCCAACACTGAAACCATCTGGAACGATCGTTTCGAAGGCTCAAGAATTTGTCGACATCTACCGGAATCCACCAAGTCGTCCAGAGCCTTTGTATCCTCAACCTACTCCCGATAAAACTGCTGCTAGATGTCGCAAAGATGTTTGCTTGTTGCCAGATTGTTCGTGCGGAGGCAAAGAAATTCCTG GTAATATACCACCGAAACAAACACCTCAAATCGTTCTCATTACCTTCGACGACGCTGTGAATGATTTGAACAAAGACTATTACGAGGAGATTTTCGAACGTGGACGAAAAAATCCGAATGGTTGTCCAATAACAGCCACATTTTATGTTAGTCACGAGTGGACGGACTACGGTCAGGTTCAAAGTCTTTATGCCAACGGCCATGAGATGGCTTCACATACTGTGTC TCACAGTTTCGGTGAACAGTTTTCGCAAAAGAAATGGACTCGCGAAGTGGCCGGTCAACGTGAAATACTTGCTGCTTATGGTGGCGTCAAGTTGAACGATGTCCGCGGTATGCGTGCACCATTCTTGTCGGTTGGtggaaataaaatgttcaaaatgttGTACGACTCGAACTTTACGTACGATTCGTCGATGCCCGTTTATGAGAACAGACCACCCAGTTGGCCATATACGTTAGactataaaattttccatgatTGCATGATACCACCATGTCCGACAAAGAGCTATCCAG GAGTCTGGCAAGTACCGATGGTAATGTGGCAAGATCTCAATGGAGGCAGATGTTCAATGGGTGACGCTTGCGCAAATCCACCAGAATCAGATGGAGTGATGAAAATGttgatgaaaaatttcgatCGCCATTACAGCACCAATAG GGCCCCATTCGGTTTATTCTATCACGCTGCTTGGTTCACTCAGCCGCATCATAAGGAAGGATTCATTAAGTTTTTGGACACCATCAATGCAATGAATGACGTTTGGATAGTCACCAATTGGCAGGCATTGCAGTGGGTGCGTGACCCTACACCGATTGAAAGGATTAACCAATTCCAGCCATTCCAGTGCGACTATTCG GATCGACCAAAACGCTGTAACAATCCAAAAGTGTGCAATTTGTGGCATAAATCTGGTGTACGATATATGCGAACGTGTCAACCGTGTCCGGAGATCTATCCTTGGACCGGCAAAACTGGTATTCGGTCATCCAGAGTAGACAATGATGTTGACGAATAG